From a single Adhaeribacter swui genomic region:
- a CDS encoding sugar transferase has protein sequence MRKKVVCLGSTEQEVQSFTAEYADDLEVQHFDNPTNFLSWLAKGEYFDAILDSASLTSPLGLNLIQVLKKDIGIKEPIFWLTNDSISTGLQAMLADAGVTDILTQKPEKEKLLTRLDNLSGSKTNNLNPVKKNTYAYQNPIGKRLFDILVSATALLCLSPLFLLIALLVKLESKGPAFYYSYRVGTGYRIFRFWKFRSMRQNADKMLASMKNLNQYQASPAEEPSLAISSLCATCVAAGTSCQNQLIDSQGKTICEKQYKIAKQAEDGAAFMKIANDPRITKIGMFLRNTSLDELPQLYNVLRGDMSIVGNRPLPLYEAEKITTDHFAARFIAPAGITGLWQVSKRGKGGNMSEEERKELDIEYAKTFSLKKDLQIILKTFPALFQKENV, from the coding sequence ATGAGAAAGAAAGTAGTTTGCCTGGGCTCTACCGAACAAGAAGTTCAAAGCTTTACTGCAGAATATGCCGATGATTTAGAGGTACAGCATTTTGATAATCCAACTAATTTTTTGTCGTGGTTAGCCAAAGGCGAATACTTTGACGCTATCTTGGACTCAGCCAGTCTTACTTCGCCTTTAGGCCTAAACCTAATCCAGGTCTTAAAAAAAGACATCGGAATTAAGGAACCCATTTTTTGGCTAACCAACGACTCTATCTCTACGGGTTTACAAGCTATGCTGGCAGATGCCGGCGTAACAGATATTCTTACGCAAAAACCGGAAAAGGAAAAACTGCTTACCCGGTTAGATAATTTATCTGGTTCAAAAACAAATAATCTTAATCCGGTTAAAAAGAATACCTATGCTTATCAAAACCCCATAGGCAAGCGTCTTTTTGATATTCTGGTTTCAGCCACGGCCTTATTGTGCCTTTCTCCTTTGTTTCTGTTAATTGCCCTATTGGTTAAGTTAGAATCTAAAGGGCCGGCTTTTTACTATTCTTACCGGGTGGGTACCGGTTACCGTATTTTCCGGTTTTGGAAGTTCCGGTCGATGCGGCAAAATGCCGACAAGATGCTGGCCTCCATGAAAAACTTAAACCAGTATCAAGCTTCACCTGCCGAAGAACCATCGCTGGCCATTTCAAGTTTATGCGCCACTTGTGTAGCTGCCGGCACTAGTTGCCAGAACCAGCTTATTGATAGCCAAGGCAAAACCATTTGCGAAAAGCAATACAAAATAGCCAAGCAAGCCGAAGACGGAGCTGCATTCATGAAAATTGCGAATGACCCCCGGATTACCAAGATTGGCATGTTCCTGCGCAACACGAGCCTGGATGAGCTTCCGCAGTTATATAATGTTTTACGCGGCGATATGTCGATAGTAGGCAACCGGCCATTGCCTTTATACGAAGCGGAAAAAATTACTACCGACCATTTTGCGGCCCGTTTTATTGCTCCGGCAGGTATTACGGGCCTTTGGCAAGTAAGCAAAAGAGGTAAAGGAGGCAACATGTCGGAGGAAGAGCGTAAAGAACTGGATATAGAATACGCTAAAACTTTCTCCCTTAAAAAAGACTTACAAATTATTTTAAAAACATTTCCGGCGCTTTTTCAAAAAGAAAACGTTTAA
- a CDS encoding response regulator transcription factor yields MKKRLLIVDDEPSIGLILEHYFSKEYSVQLKSNGQEAMNWLQEGHYIDAIVADFEMPLMNGLDFIKQLRATTKFCDIPLIMLSGKDETSNKITCLRHGADDYMIKPFNPEELDVRIKNVLRRIKV; encoded by the coding sequence ATGAAGAAAAGATTACTTATTGTGGACGACGAACCATCGATAGGGCTGATTTTAGAACATTATTTTTCTAAAGAATATTCGGTGCAATTAAAGTCGAATGGCCAGGAGGCTATGAATTGGCTCCAGGAAGGCCATTACATAGATGCGATAGTAGCTGACTTTGAAATGCCACTTATGAATGGCCTTGATTTTATCAAGCAACTACGTGCCACTACTAAGTTTTGCGACATTCCTTTAATCATGCTGTCGGGTAAAGACGAAACAAGCAACAAAATTACCTGCTTAAGACATGGCGCCGACGACTACATGATAAAACCTTTTAATCCGGAAGAACTCGACGTCCGAATTAAAAATGTATTGAGAAGAATTAAAGTATAA
- a CDS encoding TolC family protein, with translation MKKTLLLLLFISCFRLAFGQVSPQPAPDWQDKFFKSPEIALPLLIDAAVKYSAQIEKLDAAKQIAYDNIRLSRKQILNGLAIGSGYSYGTMLNTINGDQQVSQINAFNLPARAQYNSGINLSLSLGQLLGRKYEVHRQELTLKQAEADRKTEEREIRQLIIRTYQEVSLAKVTWEQSVDALQSADINKKLADKKFKLGQIELDELMVVNDFYTKSAMAQEQFKNKYETVYLLLEELIGTTINDLMNRK, from the coding sequence ATGAAAAAAACCTTACTATTACTTCTTTTTATTTCCTGTTTTCGGCTGGCTTTCGGACAAGTAAGCCCTCAACCCGCTCCGGATTGGCAGGATAAGTTTTTTAAATCGCCGGAAATAGCGCTTCCACTGTTGATTGATGCGGCCGTAAAGTACTCTGCCCAAATTGAAAAACTGGACGCGGCTAAACAAATTGCCTATGATAATATTCGGCTATCCCGCAAACAAATATTAAACGGGCTGGCGATAGGTTCAGGCTACAGCTATGGTACCATGCTGAACACCATTAACGGCGACCAACAAGTAAGCCAGATCAATGCTTTTAATTTACCAGCCCGGGCACAGTATAATTCCGGAATAAATTTAAGCCTTTCGCTGGGCCAACTACTTGGCCGCAAATATGAAGTCCACCGGCAAGAATTAACTTTAAAACAAGCCGAAGCAGATCGTAAAACTGAAGAAAGAGAAATCAGGCAGTTAATTATTAGAACCTACCAAGAAGTAAGCTTAGCAAAAGTTACCTGGGAGCAATCGGTAGATGCTTTGCAGTCGGCGGATATAAACAAAAAATTAGCTGATAAAAAATTCAAATTAGGTCAGATTGAACTGGATGAACTAATGGTGGTGAATGATTTTTACACCAAGTCAGCCATGGCGCAAGAACAATTTAAAAATAAGTACGAAACAGTATACCTCTTATTAGAAGAACTAATAGGAACCACCATTAACGATTTAATGAACCGCAAATGA